The Diabrotica virgifera virgifera chromosome 10, PGI_DIABVI_V3a genome has a window encoding:
- the LOC126878616 gene encoding carboxypeptidase N subunit 2, whose product MRMRRWWCLFGIIPVVEIVLGMVRVSERCPDICICANHVTDCQRGDLTDLPNGIEPDVMGLDMSINSLEKIPLGLRYYTHLTYVNMSHNRIAILDHQDFDGLSNLTTLDLSFNNFLDWRDMQAQTFVNLKKLVSMNFSGNPLRVLSISHFNLQPLKSLRLNNCSIEAIPKGFIKGIPHLEELYLSHNPIGSLKVNMSSKTLKVFDLSNCRLSRVSEYAFTYLEALETLHLNKNRFLRNVTINSETLVYLDLSDSFLESVPHGSMRELKSLNLYGNMLRELKNNKFINTPNLVTLNLSLNAITSIDRNTFRGLEYVKAIDLSFNKLIALPVGAFLATKSLIRLNVSHNYLSSIDNLHSVSLNGLDASYCEISTVSQDSLSRLPKLSYLSLKRNFITTLPDYWTAQYLRSLDLSDCRIKAINNKTFSEMSSLQEIDLSSNRLTTIHYTNFPRNILIISITDNLWRCDCSVLKETYEWLQLHGSFVDELICDSPEHLDGQNWLMACQSQWYPSSEKKDHLWWYSIALLISMLVLLLTIVALRKINEVREKRYQEIEQRRLQQEREARESRERMLQMQREYREETSQNAPDPRESQGPPSYTDALLLPRLDSSHPSLAGSYVSFGSRGSLHGSNPEVNKKGKVRRKKRRRRSDVQRPSLPVSESQRPSIRQFSEESESEGTPREPPLESDF is encoded by the coding sequence gtaATGGGTCTAGATATGTCCATCAACAGCCTAGAGAAAATTCCATTGGGACTAAGATATTACACTCACCTAACATATGTAAATATGTCACACAACCGGATAGCAATCTTGGACCACCAAGACTTTGATGGATTGTCCAATCTAACAACGTTGGACCTGTCCTTCAACAATTTTCTAGACTGGAGAGATATGCAAGCCCAAACAtttgtgaatttaaaaaaattagtgtcgATGAACTTTTCTGGAAACCCTCTAAGGGTTCTCTCGATATCGCATTTTAATTTGCAACCTTTAAAGAGCCTTCGACTAAATAACTGTTCCATTGAAGCAATACCTAAGGGATTTATTAAAGGTATTCCTCATTTAGAAGAACTGTATTTATCACATAACCCAATTGGCAGCTTAAAAGTAAATATGAGCTCAAAAACGTTAAAAGTGTTCGACTTGAGCAACTGTCGCTTAAGTCGGGTCAGTGAATATGCGTTTACGTACCTAGAAGCATTGGAAACACTACATCTAAACAAAAACAGATTTCTTAGGAATGTTACTATTAACTCAGAGACATTAGTGTATTTAGATTTATCTGACAGCTTTTTAGAGAGTGTACCACATGGTAGTATGCGCGAACTTAAAAGCTTAAATTTATACGGAAATATGTTACGagaattaaaaaataacaaatttataaaCACTCCAAACCTCGTAACCCTTAATTTGTCTCTAAATGCAATTACCTCTATAGATAGGAATACATTTAGGGGTTTGGAATACGTTAAAGCTATAGACCTGTCATTTAACAAACTCATTGCTTTACCTGTAGGCGCTTTCCTCGCTACCAAGAGCTTAATAAGATTAAATGTATCCCACAACTATTTATCTTCAATAGATAATTTGCACAGCGTATCATTGAATGGTTTAGATGCCAGTTATTGCGAAATTAGCACTGTTTCACAAGATTCATTGTCCAGACTGCCAAAGCTATCTTACTTATCATTAAAAAGAAATTTTATAACTACATTGCCAGACTATTGGACAGCTCAATATCTCCGCTCATTGGACTTAAGCGACTGTAGGATCAAAGCTATCAACAATAAAACTTTCTCAGAAATGTCTTCTTTGCAAGAAATTGATCTTTCCAGTAATCGTCTAACAACAATCCACTATACCAATTTTCCTCGAAatatactaataatatcaatCACAGATAACTTATGGAGATGTGATTGTTCAGTGTTGAAGGAAACCTACGAATGGTTGCAGCTTCATGGTTCTTTCGTCGATGAACTGATCTGTGATTCTCCTGAACATTTAGATGGGCAAAATTGGTTAATGGCATGCCAGTCACAATGGTATCCATCCTCGGAAAAGAAGGATCACCTATGGTGGTACTCAATTGCTTTACTAATATCAATGCTAGTTCTTCTCTTGACTATAGTAGcattaagaaaaataaatgaaGTAAGAGAAAAAAGATACCAAGAAATAGAACAACGAAGACTGCAGCAAGAAAGAGAAGCCCGGGAATCCCGCGAGAGGATGTTGCAAATGCAAAGAGAGTATAGAGAAGAAACCAGTCAAAATGCTCCAGATCCCAGAGAAAGTCAGGGCCCCCCGTCGTACACAGACGCCTTACTTCTGCCAAGACTTGACTCATCTCACCCTAGCTTAGCAGGTAGCTACGTCTCATTTGGTTCTAGAGGAAGCCTTCACGGCAGCAATCCAGAAGTCAACAAAAAAGGTAAAGTAAGACGAAAGAAAAGGCGAAGAAGGTCCGACGTCCAAAGGCCTTCACTTCCTGTTTCTGAGTCCCAAAGACCTTCAATACGGCAATTTAGTGAAGAGTCTGAGTCTGAAGGGACACCGAGAGAACCTCCCCTTGAAAGCGATTTTTGA